One stretch of Novosphingobium pentaromativorans US6-1 DNA includes these proteins:
- a CDS encoding formylglycine-generating enzyme family protein — protein sequence MIHIPGGTFTMGSETFYPEEMPLRRVKVDPFWIDETPVTNRDFARFVEATGYVTVAEIAPDPKDYPGMLPGMDKAGSLVFHKTATPVDTSNPANWWSFVFGADWCHPLGPDSNLDDLWDHPVVHIAYADAEAYAKWAGKALPTEAEFEFAARGGLEGKDYAWGDELAPDGAMMANYWQGLFPFANQCLDGWERTSPVRTFPANGYGLYDMIGNTWEWTADWWSERPQTVAKKKPGACCVMENPRGAKLKDSYDPVQPGVRIGRKVLKGGSHLCAANYCQRYRPAARHPEMIDSATTHIGFRCVVRDRA from the coding sequence ATGATCCACATCCCCGGCGGAACTTTCACGATGGGATCGGAGACCTTCTATCCCGAGGAAATGCCGCTTCGGCGTGTGAAGGTCGATCCATTCTGGATTGACGAGACCCCCGTCACCAATCGTGACTTTGCGCGTTTCGTCGAGGCGACCGGCTATGTCACCGTGGCCGAGATCGCCCCCGATCCCAAGGACTACCCGGGCATGTTGCCGGGCATGGACAAGGCAGGATCGCTGGTCTTCCACAAGACCGCGACGCCGGTCGACACGAGCAATCCGGCCAACTGGTGGTCGTTCGTCTTCGGGGCCGACTGGTGCCACCCGCTCGGCCCGGACAGCAATCTCGACGATCTCTGGGATCACCCGGTGGTCCATATCGCCTATGCCGATGCCGAGGCCTATGCGAAGTGGGCCGGCAAGGCACTGCCGACCGAGGCCGAATTCGAGTTCGCCGCGCGTGGCGGCCTTGAGGGCAAGGACTACGCCTGGGGCGACGAACTGGCCCCGGACGGCGCGATGATGGCGAATTACTGGCAGGGCCTGTTTCCCTTCGCCAACCAGTGCCTCGATGGATGGGAAAGAACTTCGCCGGTCAGGACCTTCCCGGCCAACGGCTACGGCCTCTACGACATGATCGGCAACACCTGGGAATGGACCGCCGACTGGTGGTCGGAACGCCCGCAGACCGTCGCCAAGAAGAAACCGGGCGCCTGCTGCGTGATGGAAAATCCGCGCGGAGCGAAGCTCAAGGACAGCTACGATCCGGTCCAGCCGGGTGTCAGGATTGGCCGCAAGGTGCTCAAGGGCGGATCGCACTTGTGCGCCGCCAATTATTGCCAGCGCTACCGCCCCGCCGCGCGCCACCCCGAAATGATCGACAGCGCCACGACGCATATCGGATTTCGCTGCGTGGTGCGCGACAGGGCCTGA
- a CDS encoding thiolase family protein, which produces MQSVVIAGFARSPFHLANKGALARVRPDDLAAQVIRGLIDKTGVEPSDVEDLIVGCAFPEGEQGLNVARLIGLLADLPISVGGMTVNRFCGSSMSAIHIAMGQIAVGAGEVFICAGVESMSRVPMMGFNPMPNRALAEKSAAYMSMGETAENVAAKYQIGRDAQEALAVESQKRAAAAREAGKFADEIVPITTKGGTVSEDGTIRPGTTAEDLAGLKPAFDAKGSVTAGTSSPLTDGASAVLVCTEEYARKHDLPILARIKSVAISGCAPETMGLGPILSSRKAMERAGITAGDLDVVELNEAFASQAIACMTDLGLDAARTNIDGGAIAIGHPLGATGARIVGKAAALLKREGGKYALATQCIGGGQGIATILESAQ; this is translated from the coding sequence ATGCAAAGCGTCGTGATTGCGGGTTTCGCCCGTTCCCCGTTTCACCTGGCCAACAAGGGCGCGCTTGCCCGGGTCCGGCCTGACGACCTTGCCGCGCAAGTGATTCGCGGGTTGATCGACAAGACCGGGGTCGAACCGTCCGACGTCGAGGACCTGATTGTCGGCTGCGCCTTCCCCGAAGGCGAACAGGGCCTCAACGTGGCCCGCCTGATCGGCCTGCTGGCCGACCTGCCGATCTCGGTGGGCGGGATGACGGTGAACCGATTCTGCGGCTCGTCGATGAGCGCGATCCACATCGCCATGGGCCAGATTGCCGTGGGCGCGGGTGAAGTCTTCATCTGCGCAGGCGTCGAATCGATGAGCCGGGTGCCGATGATGGGCTTCAACCCCATGCCCAACCGTGCCCTTGCCGAAAAGAGCGCCGCCTACATGTCGATGGGCGAGACGGCTGAGAACGTCGCCGCAAAGTACCAGATCGGCCGCGATGCGCAGGAAGCCCTGGCCGTCGAAAGCCAGAAGCGGGCGGCCGCGGCGCGCGAGGCCGGCAAGTTCGCCGACGAGATCGTACCGATCACGACCAAGGGCGGCACTGTGAGCGAGGACGGCACGATCCGTCCCGGTACCACGGCCGAGGACCTTGCCGGGCTCAAGCCTGCCTTCGATGCCAAGGGTTCGGTCACTGCCGGTACATCCTCTCCGCTGACTGACGGCGCCAGCGCGGTGCTGGTCTGCACCGAGGAATATGCCCGCAAGCACGATCTGCCGATTCTCGCCCGTATCAAGTCGGTGGCGATCTCCGGTTGCGCGCCCGAAACGATGGGGCTCGGGCCGATCCTCTCCAGCAGGAAGGCGATGGAGCGCGCAGGCATCACGGCGGGCGACCTCGACGTGGTCGAGCTTAACGAGGCCTTCGCCTCGCAGGCGATCGCCTGCATGACCGACCTCGGCCTCGATGCCGCCAGGACCAACATCGACGGCGGCGCCATCGCCATCGGGCACCCGCTCGGCGCAACCGGCGCGCGCATCGTCGGCAAGGCCGCGGCGCTGCTGAAGCGCGAAGGCGGCAAGTATGCGCTGGCCACGCAGTGCATCGGCGGCGGGCAGGGCATCGCCACGATCCTGGAGTCGGCGCAATGA
- a CDS encoding DUF2147 domain-containing protein, producing the protein MRITKHAAVAFVAAIAAVPVTASAASPDSVLGMWRTPSKHGVVEIARCGTSICGTLLESDNIRRNPEMRDENNKDEAKRNRRLKGLQILGGFDRDAAKWTGGTIYNPEDGGTYKATITPAGADTLKLKGCIVWPLCKTQTWTRIN; encoded by the coding sequence ATGAGAATCACGAAACATGCGGCAGTGGCATTTGTTGCCGCCATTGCTGCAGTTCCGGTCACGGCATCCGCCGCATCGCCGGACTCGGTACTGGGAATGTGGCGCACACCGTCGAAGCACGGCGTCGTCGAGATCGCGCGTTGCGGAACCTCGATCTGCGGGACGCTCCTCGAATCCGACAACATCCGGCGCAATCCGGAGATGCGGGACGAGAACAACAAGGACGAGGCCAAGCGCAATCGCCGCCTCAAGGGCCTGCAGATCCTGGGCGGCTTCGATCGCGACGCGGCCAAGTGGACCGGCGGCACGATCTACAACCCGGAAGACGGCGGCACCTACAAGGCCACGATCACACCGGCCGGCGCAGACACCCTCAAGCTCAAGGGCTGCATCGTCTGGCCCTTGTGCAAGACCCAGACCTGGACGCGGATCAACTGA
- a CDS encoding acyl-CoA thioesterase yields the protein MTDPRALAVEELRELLLVEEIDTDLFRGAAAAERPGRVFGGQVIAQALAAAAKDLRKGHHAHSLHAYFMRPGDTQRPIIYRVLRDFDGGTFANRRVVAMQGGKPILNLAASFQRPEDGFSHAAPMPEVLPPEQLPEMMDILRRKSAPMPPALQERLAAFDIRPGPPGPPVVDGVGLASQYLWFRLARPIGGDPAVHRIVLAYASDFALLTTAVLPQDIKFFSPQLQAASLDHAVWFHRTPPVDDWLLYHMDSPWAGHARGFARGTIYDRTGNMIASVAQEGLCRRRDQPPSET from the coding sequence ATGACTGATCCGAGGGCTCTTGCCGTTGAGGAACTGCGCGAACTGCTGCTCGTCGAGGAGATCGACACGGACCTGTTCCGCGGCGCGGCAGCGGCGGAAAGGCCCGGCCGCGTCTTCGGCGGGCAAGTGATCGCGCAGGCTCTCGCCGCTGCGGCGAAGGACTTGCGCAAAGGCCATCACGCCCACTCACTCCATGCCTACTTCATGCGCCCCGGCGATACCCAGCGCCCGATCATCTACCGCGTGCTGCGCGATTTCGACGGCGGCACTTTCGCCAATCGCCGTGTCGTGGCCATGCAGGGCGGCAAGCCCATCCTCAACCTCGCGGCATCGTTCCAGCGGCCCGAGGACGGTTTCTCCCACGCCGCGCCGATGCCGGAAGTCCTGCCGCCGGAGCAATTGCCCGAGATGATGGACATCCTGCGCAGGAAGAGCGCCCCCATGCCTCCGGCCCTGCAGGAGCGCCTTGCCGCCTTCGATATCAGGCCGGGACCGCCCGGCCCACCCGTGGTCGATGGCGTGGGTCTGGCTTCGCAATACCTGTGGTTTCGCCTGGCGAGGCCGATCGGCGGCGACCCTGCAGTTCACCGCATCGTCCTGGCCTATGCCAGCGACTTCGCGTTGCTGACCACGGCCGTCCTCCCGCAGGACATCAAGTTCTTCTCACCGCAGTTGCAGGCCGCCAGCCTTGATCACGCGGTATGGTTCCATCGCACCCCGCCGGTCGACGACTGGCTGCTCTATCACATGGACAGCCCGTGGGCCGGCCACGCCCGGGGCTTCGCGCGCGGAACCATCTACGATCGGACCGGCAACATGATCGCCAGCGTAGCCCAGGAGGGCCTGTGCCGCCGCCGCGACCAGCCGCCGAGCGAGACTTGA
- a CDS encoding 3-hydroxyacyl-CoA dehydrogenase/enoyl-CoA hydratase family protein, whose amino-acid sequence MNDIIRKVCVIGAGTMGAGIAAQVANAGVPVVLLDIVPKDGENRNAIAEGAVARMLKTEPAPFMSKAAAKLVETGNIEDHLDKVAECDWVIEAVIERLDIKQGLYAKLEAVKREGTAVSSNTSTIPLAHLVEGRSDGFKRDFLITHFFNPPRYMRLLEIVTGPATDAAVADKVERFADVAMGKTVVHAKDTPGFIANRIGTYWIQLGLNAAFDMGLTVEQADAIAGKPMGVPKTGIFGLVDLVGIDLMPHLQASLTSTLPKDDPYQEIARSHPLIEKLISEGFTGRKGKGGFYRLNRDMGRRKEALDLATGEYREKTSARGPSGRAAKGDLRALVETRGAVGEYAWAILGGTLAYAAALVPSAAADVVAVDDAMKLGYNWKSGPFEMIDTLGAQYLAERLEAEGKPVPEILRLAGERTFYRIEDGKRQFLGLDGEYHDVVRPEGVLRLADIKLASGPLLKNGSAALWDVGDGVACLEFTGKMNALDGDVMKLIVEAIPLVSARFKALVVYNDADSFSAGANLGLALFAINIAAYGEVEKLVAGGQMAYKGLKYAPFPVVGAPAGLAVGGGCEILLHCDAIQAHAELYTGLVECGVGLIPGWGGNGEMIDRARKAPMMPKGPMPAVAKVFETVSTATVSKSAAQAKEMLFLRPDDGITMNRDRLLHDAKQKALSLVEGYAPPEAPEFRLPGEGGHVALNMAAQGFHKRGMATDYDMVVSDALATVLTGGEADLVDTVSEQELLKLERETFMRLVREPRSIARVEHMLETGKPLRN is encoded by the coding sequence ATGAACGATATCATCCGGAAAGTCTGCGTCATCGGCGCCGGTACCATGGGTGCCGGAATCGCCGCCCAGGTCGCCAATGCCGGCGTGCCGGTCGTCCTGCTCGACATCGTCCCCAAGGACGGCGAGAACCGCAACGCCATCGCCGAAGGCGCGGTGGCGCGCATGCTTAAGACCGAGCCGGCGCCCTTCATGTCGAAGGCTGCGGCCAAGCTGGTCGAGACCGGCAACATCGAGGACCATCTCGACAAGGTCGCCGAATGCGACTGGGTGATCGAGGCGGTGATCGAGCGGCTCGACATCAAGCAGGGCCTCTATGCCAAGCTGGAAGCGGTCAAGCGCGAGGGTACGGCGGTCTCGTCGAACACGTCGACCATCCCGCTCGCCCATCTCGTCGAAGGGCGCTCGGACGGCTTCAAGCGCGATTTCCTGATCACCCACTTCTTCAATCCGCCGCGCTACATGCGCCTGCTGGAAATCGTTACCGGTCCCGCGACCGATGCGGCCGTGGCGGACAAGGTGGAGCGCTTCGCCGATGTCGCGATGGGCAAGACGGTGGTCCATGCCAAGGACACGCCGGGCTTCATCGCCAATCGCATCGGCACGTACTGGATCCAGCTAGGCCTCAATGCCGCTTTCGACATGGGGCTCACCGTCGAGCAGGCCGACGCGATCGCCGGCAAGCCGATGGGCGTGCCCAAGACCGGCATTTTCGGTCTGGTCGATCTCGTGGGCATCGACCTGATGCCGCACTTGCAGGCGAGCCTGACTTCCACGCTGCCCAAGGACGATCCCTATCAGGAGATCGCGCGCAGCCATCCGCTTATCGAGAAATTGATTTCCGAGGGATTCACCGGCCGCAAGGGCAAGGGCGGTTTCTACCGCCTCAATAGGGACATGGGTCGCCGCAAGGAGGCTCTTGACCTTGCGACCGGTGAATACCGCGAGAAGACCAGCGCCCGCGGCCCTTCGGGTCGCGCAGCCAAGGGGGACCTGCGGGCGCTGGTCGAAACCAGGGGCGCGGTGGGCGAATATGCCTGGGCGATCCTGGGCGGGACGCTGGCTTATGCCGCCGCCCTGGTGCCGTCTGCCGCCGCCGATGTCGTGGCCGTCGATGATGCCATGAAGCTGGGCTACAACTGGAAGTCCGGGCCGTTCGAAATGATCGACACGCTGGGCGCGCAGTATCTTGCCGAAAGGCTCGAGGCTGAAGGCAAGCCCGTTCCCGAGATCCTCAGGCTGGCAGGAGAGCGCACCTTCTATCGCATCGAGGACGGCAAGCGCCAGTTCCTTGGCCTTGACGGCGAGTATCACGATGTCGTGCGCCCCGAAGGCGTGCTGCGTCTCGCGGACATCAAGCTGGCCTCCGGGCCGCTGCTCAAGAACGGCTCGGCGGCCCTGTGGGATGTCGGCGACGGAGTGGCCTGCCTCGAATTCACCGGCAAGATGAATGCGCTCGACGGCGACGTGATGAAGCTGATCGTCGAGGCGATCCCGCTCGTTTCCGCCAGGTTCAAGGCGCTTGTCGTCTATAACGACGCCGACAGCTTCTCGGCTGGCGCCAACCTCGGGCTTGCCCTCTTCGCGATCAATATCGCCGCCTATGGCGAGGTCGAGAAGCTCGTGGCCGGCGGGCAGATGGCCTACAAGGGCCTCAAGTACGCGCCCTTCCCGGTGGTGGGAGCACCTGCCGGTCTGGCCGTGGGCGGCGGGTGCGAGATCCTGCTGCACTGCGATGCGATCCAGGCCCATGCCGAACTCTACACCGGCCTCGTCGAATGCGGTGTCGGCCTGATCCCCGGCTGGGGCGGCAATGGCGAGATGATCGACCGCGCGCGCAAGGCGCCCATGATGCCCAAGGGGCCGATGCCCGCCGTCGCCAAGGTGTTCGAGACGGTCTCGACCGCGACTGTTTCCAAGTCTGCGGCGCAGGCGAAGGAAATGCTGTTCCTGCGGCCGGATGACGGCATCACCATGAACCGCGACCGCCTGCTTCACGATGCCAAGCAGAAGGCGCTTTCGCTGGTGGAAGGCTACGCTCCCCCCGAAGCGCCCGAGTTCAGGTTGCCGGGCGAGGGCGGGCACGTCGCGCTCAACATGGCGGCGCAAGGCTTCCACAAGCGCGGAATGGCGACCGATTACGACATGGTCGTTTCCGATGCCCTGGCCACCGTGCTGACCGGAGGAGAGGCCGACCTCGTCGATACGGTGAGCGAGCAGGAACTGCTCAAGCTGGAGCGCGAGACCTTCATGCGGCTGGTTCGCGAACCGCGCTCGATCGCTCGGGTCGAGCATATGCTTGAAACCGGCAAGCCGCTGCGCAACTGA
- a CDS encoding MerR family transcriptional regulator — translation MSESGASEKADVQLPDMLGIHEAAEHLDVTMRTLRFYEDKGLIAPQRVGTTRIYGKREIGRMQLILRGKRLGFSIREIKEFLDLYDVDPKHVEQVRNLLGKVSDRIAELRRQKRAIEQTLTELRLIEQQSKDWLEGASAQHKQKGTND, via the coding sequence ATGAGCGAAAGCGGGGCAAGCGAAAAGGCGGACGTGCAGCTGCCTGACATGCTGGGCATCCACGAGGCGGCAGAGCATCTCGACGTCACCATGCGCACCTTGCGCTTCTACGAGGACAAGGGCCTGATCGCGCCCCAGCGCGTGGGCACCACGCGGATCTACGGCAAGCGCGAGATCGGGCGCATGCAGCTGATCCTGCGCGGCAAGCGGCTGGGCTTCAGCATCCGCGAGATCAAGGAATTCCTCGATCTCTACGACGTCGACCCCAAACACGTCGAACAGGTCCGCAACCTTCTCGGCAAGGTGAGCGACCGGATCGCAGAGTTGCGCCGCCAGAAGCGGGCGATCGAACAGACCTTGACCGAGCTGCGGTTGATCGAGCAGCAGTCGAAGGATTGGCTGGAAGGCGCAAGCGCGCAGCACAAGCAGAAAGGCACCAATGACTGA
- a CDS encoding long-chain-fatty-acid--CoA ligase: MSAAETIGGPHLGDKARPAQPSSSQLPEEMPPIAPRLLTDLLDHAVAHHGEWPAIDFMGRKWTYAEVGELARKAARGLQDLGVKPGTRVGLCLPNMPYYVICYFAILRIGAVVVNFNPLYTEREMEHLVEDSGASVLIASDLALSLPKIAPLVGKGSLSRVIVCPFADALPTFKRRAYQLLKRKDIAHEPHDLRFVRFADLIARDADPDPVKRDPGDLAVLQYTGGTTGVPKGAMLSHANLAANSAQMIAHVGHMPDEQERTLGVLPLFHVFALTTVLNYSVDTAAEMILLPRFEMKSFLATARRTRPTQFFGVPTLYTALNHVKLHGEFDSVRVCISGGAPLPLEVRQRFEEHTGVKVVEGYGLSEASPIIACNPLEGVIKDNSCGPAFPGTALEIRDPDNLHKVLGTGEKGEVCARGPQVMKGYWNRPEESEKTFIYGALRTGDIGYLDADGYLFLVDRIKDLILCGGYNVYPRVIEDAIYEHPMVAEAIVIGIPDAYRGQAPKAFVALHKGDILSEEELLEFLKPRLNKIEMPSAIEFRESLPKTLVGKLSKKELVAEEAAKRAP, from the coding sequence ATGAGCGCCGCGGAGACGATCGGCGGCCCCCACTTGGGGGACAAGGCTCGCCCGGCACAACCCTCCTCCTCCCAGCTGCCGGAAGAGATGCCGCCGATCGCTCCGCGGTTGCTTACCGACCTGCTCGACCACGCGGTCGCGCATCATGGTGAGTGGCCCGCCATAGATTTCATGGGCCGCAAGTGGACATACGCCGAAGTCGGCGAGCTGGCGCGCAAGGCCGCGCGCGGGCTCCAGGACCTTGGCGTCAAGCCGGGTACGCGGGTCGGGCTGTGCCTGCCCAACATGCCCTACTACGTGATCTGCTACTTCGCGATCCTGCGCATCGGAGCGGTCGTGGTGAACTTCAACCCGCTCTACACCGAGCGCGAGATGGAGCACCTCGTCGAGGATTCGGGTGCCAGCGTGCTGATCGCCTCGGACCTGGCCCTGTCGCTGCCCAAGATCGCGCCGTTGGTCGGCAAGGGCAGCCTGTCACGCGTGATCGTGTGCCCCTTCGCCGACGCCCTGCCCACTTTCAAGCGCCGCGCCTACCAGCTGCTCAAGCGCAAGGACATCGCGCATGAGCCGCACGACCTGCGCTTCGTGCGCTTTGCCGACCTGATCGCGCGCGATGCCGACCCCGATCCGGTCAAGCGCGATCCCGGCGACCTGGCCGTGCTGCAATATACCGGCGGCACCACCGGCGTGCCCAAGGGCGCAATGCTCAGCCACGCCAATCTCGCCGCCAACAGCGCCCAGATGATCGCCCACGTCGGCCACATGCCCGACGAACAGGAGCGCACGCTGGGCGTCCTGCCGCTGTTCCACGTTTTCGCACTGACGACGGTGCTGAACTACTCGGTCGATACCGCGGCAGAGATGATCCTCCTGCCGCGCTTCGAGATGAAGTCCTTCCTCGCCACCGCGCGGCGCACCAGGCCGACGCAGTTCTTCGGGGTGCCCACGCTCTACACCGCGCTCAACCACGTGAAGCTGCACGGCGAGTTCGACAGCGTGCGCGTATGCATCTCGGGCGGCGCGCCGCTTCCGCTCGAAGTGCGCCAGCGTTTCGAGGAGCACACCGGGGTCAAGGTCGTCGAAGGCTACGGCCTCTCCGAAGCATCCCCGATCATCGCCTGCAATCCGCTTGAAGGCGTCATCAAGGATAACTCCTGCGGCCCGGCCTTCCCGGGCACCGCGCTGGAGATCCGCGATCCCGACAATCTCCACAAGGTGCTTGGCACCGGGGAGAAGGGCGAAGTCTGCGCGCGCGGCCCCCAGGTGATGAAGGGGTACTGGAACCGGCCCGAAGAATCGGAAAAGACGTTCATTTACGGCGCCCTGCGGACAGGAGACATTGGCTATCTCGACGCAGACGGCTATCTGTTCCTCGTCGACAGGATCAAGGACCTGATCCTGTGTGGGGGTTACAACGTCTATCCGCGCGTGATCGAGGATGCCATCTATGAGCATCCGATGGTCGCGGAAGCGATCGTCATCGGCATTCCCGATGCCTATCGCGGGCAGGCCCCCAAGGCTTTCGTCGCATTGCACAAGGGGGATATCTTGAGCGAGGAAGAATTGCTGGAATTTCTGAAGCCGCGGCTGAACAAGATCGAGATGCCCTCGGCCATCGAATTCCGGGAATCGCTGCCCAAGACCCTCGTCGGCAAGCTTTCCAAGAAGGAACTCGTGGCCGAAGAAGCCGCGAAGCGCGCACCATGA
- a CDS encoding PepSY-associated TM helix domain-containing protein: MSGPQQRRSERWYRAVWRWHFYAGLFCVPFVVWLSVTGGIYLFKPQIEAALYAPYRDVVHVDAPQLTAGALAAKAVAAVPGSVLHKYVLPEAAGDAVQVLVGKGARETRVWVHPQTGEVLYKVAEQDRLMRVVFRLHGELLAGDRGSALVETAACWTVIMLLTGLFLWWPRQTGGRLAGVLLPRLRKGSSVFWRDLHAVTGLWISLGAVFLIASGLPWANAWGDYLRQVRSVTGTAAGRQDWSAGSVADARERAGADAAMRATMSEHAGHHGMAMGGAVTAAPAALDAVVGRAVTLGFAAPVEVSPPTAPGAAWMVRSQAADRPQRESAQIAGNGALIGIERFSDRHWIDRTVGYGVAIHEGAFWGLANQLLNLAVLLGLVTLSVSSVVLWWRRRPADMLGAPSWLAPVRHSWALVGLVLLLALAMPLFGASLALAVAAEWTLKRLTPSLARWMGWRTGVSAQAGR, from the coding sequence ATGAGCGGGCCACAGCAAAGGCGCAGCGAGCGCTGGTATCGCGCCGTGTGGCGCTGGCATTTCTATGCCGGTCTGTTCTGCGTACCCTTCGTCGTCTGGCTTTCGGTGACCGGCGGCATCTACCTGTTCAAGCCGCAGATCGAGGCCGCGCTCTATGCGCCCTACCGCGATGTCGTGCACGTCGACGCGCCCCAGCTTACCGCTGGGGCGTTAGCCGCAAAGGCGGTTGCGGCGGTGCCGGGTTCGGTCTTGCACAAGTACGTGTTGCCCGAGGCCGCAGGCGATGCGGTGCAAGTCCTTGTCGGCAAGGGCGCTCGGGAAACGCGGGTCTGGGTCCATCCGCAGACCGGAGAGGTGCTCTACAAGGTGGCGGAGCAGGACCGGCTGATGCGGGTGGTCTTCCGCCTCCACGGCGAACTGCTGGCCGGGGACCGCGGCTCTGCGCTGGTCGAGACGGCGGCCTGCTGGACCGTGATCATGCTCCTGACCGGACTGTTCCTGTGGTGGCCGCGGCAGACCGGGGGGAGGCTCGCCGGGGTGCTTTTGCCTCGGCTGCGCAAGGGCAGCAGCGTGTTCTGGCGTGACCTTCATGCCGTGACCGGCTTGTGGATCTCGCTGGGCGCTGTGTTCCTGATCGCCTCGGGCCTGCCCTGGGCCAATGCCTGGGGAGATTACTTGCGCCAGGTCCGGTCGGTGACCGGAACGGCGGCAGGCAGACAGGACTGGTCGGCGGGATCGGTGGCCGACGCGCGCGAGCGCGCAGGCGCCGATGCCGCCATGCGCGCGACGATGTCCGAACATGCGGGGCATCATGGCATGGCGATGGGCGGGGCCGTCACAGCGGCTCCGGCTGCGCTGGACGCCGTCGTCGGGCGAGCGGTAACGCTGGGCTTCGCTGCGCCTGTCGAGGTCAGTCCGCCCACTGCGCCCGGTGCGGCCTGGATGGTGCGCAGCCAGGCAGCGGACCGCCCGCAGCGCGAGAGTGCCCAGATCGCAGGCAATGGCGCCCTGATCGGCATAGAGCGCTTTTCCGACCGGCACTGGATCGATCGGACCGTCGGCTATGGCGTGGCGATCCACGAAGGAGCCTTCTGGGGGCTGGCCAACCAGTTACTGAACCTGGCCGTGCTGCTGGGGCTGGTGACCCTGTCTGTTTCCAGCGTGGTGCTTTGGTGGCGCCGTCGGCCTGCCGATATGCTGGGTGCGCCTTCATGGCTGGCGCCGGTCCGGCACAGCTGGGCGCTGGTCGGCCTGGTCCTGCTGCTGGCGCTGGCGATGCCGCTGTTCGGCGCCTCATTGGCCCTGGCTGTCGCGGCGGAATGGACGCTCAAGCGCCTGACGCCCTCGCTGGCGCGATGGATGGGCTGGCGAACCGGGGTGAGTGCTCAGGCGGGACGCTGA
- a CDS encoding OmpP1/FadL family transporter, with translation MKLTSGRVFLSSAVSFFAMAVAGSAHAQAFYLQEQSVRGQGRAFSGEAADTGVDSLWWNPASIAGMEGGEAAVHASAILPRGKVSDNGTVIVRPASAPASVGGDPVEKNPIDNGVLPSGAIAYGFGKVAVGLAVSAPYNFTTNYAEDSWARYTADKTKLRTFDIQPTLAVAVTPELYLGAALNIEHADATLGNYLPNLSALLPDGHQTLSGKGWDMGWSVGAQYHTGPLSLGVSYKSSIKHKLKGTVLTEGLLGPLAGQNGEIATRATFSTPWQAIGSVRYKATDRLTLNAQVVRYGWSKFDTIDLGAPINASIPEDYKNSWSYAAGIDYMVNPEWTVRAGVQYGGTPTRDGERDARVPDSNRWNFSAGTSYAVSKAITVDAAASYISFKDAAIDRTTAAYAGTAAQTPILVNGTLTDASALVFSLGARVKF, from the coding sequence ATGAAGTTGACGTCCGGCCGCGTATTCCTTTCCAGCGCGGTATCCTTCTTTGCCATGGCCGTCGCAGGATCGGCCCACGCCCAGGCATTCTACCTTCAGGAACAGTCCGTACGCGGCCAGGGCCGTGCCTTTTCCGGTGAGGCCGCCGACACCGGCGTCGATTCGCTGTGGTGGAACCCGGCCTCGATCGCCGGCATGGAAGGCGGTGAAGCCGCGGTTCATGCCAGCGCCATCCTTCCGCGCGGCAAGGTTTCCGACAATGGCACCGTGATCGTCCGCCCGGCCTCGGCCCCCGCCTCCGTCGGCGGCGACCCGGTCGAGAAGAACCCGATCGACAACGGCGTGCTGCCTTCCGGCGCGATCGCCTACGGCTTCGGCAAGGTCGCGGTGGGCCTCGCCGTCAGCGCCCCCTACAACTTCACCACCAATTACGCAGAGGACAGCTGGGCCCGCTACACTGCGGACAAGACCAAGCTGCGCACCTTCGACATCCAGCCGACGCTGGCCGTTGCCGTGACGCCCGAACTGTACCTTGGCGCCGCGCTCAACATCGAGCACGCCGATGCCACCTTGGGCAATTACCTGCCCAACCTATCCGCCCTGCTGCCCGACGGGCACCAGACCCTGTCCGGCAAGGGCTGGGACATGGGCTGGTCGGTCGGCGCCCAGTATCACACCGGTCCGCTGTCGCTTGGCGTCTCCTACAAGTCGAGCATCAAGCACAAGCTCAAGGGCACGGTCCTGACCGAAGGCCTGCTTGGCCCGCTTGCCGGCCAGAACGGCGAGATCGCCACGCGCGCCACTTTCAGCACGCCGTGGCAGGCAATCGGCAGCGTCCGCTACAAGGCGACCGACCGGCTGACGCTGAACGCGCAGGTCGTACGCTATGGCTGGAGCAAGTTCGACACCATCGATCTCGGCGCGCCGATCAACGCCTCGATCCCAGAGGACTACAAGAACAGCTGGAGCTACGCGGCGGGCATCGACTATATGGTCAATCCCGAGTGGACCGTGCGCGCTGGCGTCCAGTACGGCGGAACCCCAACGCGCGACGGCGAACGTGACGCCCGCGTGCCGGACAGCAACCGCTGGAACTTCTCGGCCGGTACCAGCTACGCTGTCAGCAAGGCCATCACCGTCGATGCTGCCGCTTCGTACATCTCGTTCAAGGATGCCGCGATCGACCGCACGACCGCCGCTTATGCAGGAACCGCGGCACAGACGCCGATCCTGGTGAACGGCACGCTCACAGACGCATCCGCGCTCGTCTTTTCCCTCGGCGCGCGGGTGAAGTTCTGA